One window of the Macadamia integrifolia cultivar HAES 741 unplaced genomic scaffold, SCU_Mint_v3 scaffold2175, whole genome shotgun sequence genome contains the following:
- the LOC122065992 gene encoding heterogeneous nuclear ribonucleoprotein 1-like — protein sequence MESDLGKLFIGGISWDTNEDRLKDYFRAYGEVVEAVIMKDRTTGRARGFGFVVFADPGVAERVVMEKHTIDGRTVEAKKAVPRDDQHILNRSNSSIHGSPGPARTKKIFVGGLASTVTESDFKKYFDQFGMITDVVVMYDHNTQRPRGFGFITYDSEEAVEKVLLKTFHELNGKMVEVKRAVPKELSPGPSRSPIGGYNYGMSRVNSFRNGYTQGYNPSAVGGYGVRMDSRFGPVAGSRSAFPSFGPPGYGMGVNFETGLSPSYGGSTNFATSLGYGRGLNPYYSGNSNRFGSPIGYSGGNGGSGSVLSPTSRNVWGNGGLNYATNSTSSTSSSSYMGSGSGTIGGGSFSNSGANWGSSSSISAQGGGTGSGYSSGNLGYGSVDSSYGLGGGGYGRNSGTGVAPTSSYAASNGGYDGAYGDFYGGGSIYGDPTWRSASSELDGSSSFAYGLGNAASDVSAKNSAGFVGGYSVTNRQSNRGIAA from the exons ATGGAATCGGATCTTGGGAAACTCTTTATCGGTGGAATTTCTTGGGACACAAATGAAGATCGTCTGAAGGATTATTTCAGAGCTTATGGGGAAGTGGTGGAGGCTGTAATCATGAAGGATCGGACCACAGGTCGTGCTCGTGGGTTTGGTTTTGTTGTCTTTGCCGACCCTGGCGTTGCAGAAAGAGTAGTAATGGAAAAACACACGATAGATGGTAGAACA GTTGAGGCAAAGAAGGCTGTTCCTAGGGACGATCAACACATTCTGAATAGAAGCAACAGTAGCATTCATGGGTCACCAGGTCCTGCCCGTACTAAAAAGATATTTGTAGGAGGTTTAGCATCCACAGTCACAGAGAGTGACTTTAAAAAGTACTTTGATCAGTTTGGGATGATCACTGATGTTGTCGTGATGTATGATCACAACACCCAGAGGCCAAGAGGCTTTGGATTCATCACTTATGATTCCGAGGAAGCCGTGGAGAAGGTGTTGCTGAAAACTTTTCATGAACTAAATGGAAAAATGGTTGAGGTCAAGAGGGCTGTTCCCAAAGAGCTGTCCCCAGGGCCTAGTCGCAGTCCAATTGGAGGCTATAACTATGGCATGAGTAGGGTGAATAGCTTCCGTAATGGCTATACTCAGGGGTATAATCCAAGCGCAGTTGGTGGCTATGGAGTCAGGATGGATAGTAGATTTGGACCAGTTGCTGGTAGTCGGAGTGCCTTTCCCTCATTTGGTCCTCCTGGTTATGGAATGGGTGTGAATTTTGAGACAGGGTTGAGCCCCAGCTATGGAGGCAGCACAAATTTTGCTACTAGTCTTGGCTATGGACGGGGATTGAATCCATATTACAGTGGGAACTCAAATAGATTTGGCAGTCCTATTGGATACAGTGGGGGTAATGGAGGAAGTGGTTCTGTTTTAAGCCCGACAAGTAGAAATGTGTGGGGTAATGGAGGACTTAATTACGCCACAAACTCCACAAGCTCCACAAGCTCTAGTTCTTACATGGGTTCTGGAAGTGGTACCATTGGAGGAGGTTCGTTCAGCAATAGTGGAGCAAATTGGGGTTCATCTTCTTCTATTTCGGCTCAAGGTGGAGGGACTGGTTCTGGCTATTCTAGTGGGAATCTTGGTTATGGAAGTGTGGATAGCAGTTATGGTTTGGGAGGGGGAGGATATGGAAGAAACAGTGGAACTGGTGTGGCCCCAACATCATCATATGCTGCATCAAACGGTGGTTATGATGGGGCATATGGGGACTTTTATGGTGGTGGTTCAATTTATGGGGACCCTACTTGGCGGTCTGCATCTTCAGAGCTGGATGGGTCGAGTTCATTTGCTTATGGGCTTGGCAACGCAGCATCGGATGTTTCTGCTAAAAATTCTGCAGGCTTTGTTGGTGGTTACAGTGTTACTAATAGACAATCAAATAGAG GAATCGCTGCTTAG